The following proteins are encoded in a genomic region of Thiomonas sp. X19:
- the tolA gene encoding cell envelope integrity protein TolA produces MNTYNPPADKLRPPPEKGIGRALLFAALIHLLLIIVIALGVHWKSHTPEAIEAELWAPTAHLAAPRPPKVEPQAVRPAPKPQPQPQQQPAPPPLAKVQPTPDNAEIALEKARKRKQEEEKRQAALLAQQQAQQRLADKLAAEKLALQQQRLAQEKAAEQRKLAEQKKQQELKAQQLAQQQAEKKAEQLRKAEQQREQHLAKLQQQARSDYMKNLMSQAGTGPATSTATAAASSGPSGAYAARLATLVRQNVIYPQIDQIQGDPKVIITVTLDPNSGEVLGTKIERSSGVPSWDQAVLRAVQRVGRFPADGGGRWYTPMEIKAGPRDAG; encoded by the coding sequence ATGAACACCTACAACCCCCCGGCCGACAAGCTGCGCCCACCGCCCGAAAAGGGCATTGGCCGCGCGTTGCTGTTCGCCGCCCTGATCCACCTGCTGCTCATCATCGTCATCGCGCTGGGCGTGCACTGGAAAAGCCACACCCCTGAAGCCATCGAGGCCGAGCTGTGGGCGCCCACGGCGCATCTGGCCGCGCCACGGCCACCCAAGGTCGAGCCCCAAGCGGTGCGGCCCGCACCCAAACCACAGCCTCAGCCGCAGCAGCAGCCAGCCCCACCACCGCTGGCCAAGGTGCAACCCACGCCTGACAACGCCGAGATCGCGCTGGAAAAAGCCCGCAAGCGCAAGCAGGAAGAAGAGAAGCGCCAAGCCGCCCTGCTCGCCCAGCAACAGGCCCAGCAACGCCTGGCGGACAAGCTGGCGGCGGAAAAACTGGCGCTGCAACAGCAGCGTCTGGCACAGGAAAAAGCCGCTGAGCAACGCAAACTCGCCGAGCAGAAGAAACAGCAGGAACTCAAGGCGCAGCAATTGGCGCAACAACAGGCCGAGAAAAAGGCGGAGCAACTGCGCAAGGCCGAGCAACAACGCGAACAACACCTCGCCAAACTGCAGCAACAGGCGCGCTCGGACTACATGAAAAACCTCATGTCCCAGGCCGGCACCGGCCCTGCGACCAGCACGGCTACGGCCGCCGCGAGCTCGGGCCCGTCTGGCGCCTACGCGGCGCGTCTGGCCACACTGGTGCGGCAGAACGTGATCTATCCGCAGATCGACCAGATTCAGGGCGACCCGAAAGTGATCATCACCGTCACGCTCGACCCGAACTCGGGCGAAGTCCTGGGCACGAAAATCGAACGCTCCAGCGGCGTGCCGAGCTGGGATCAGGCCGTGCTGCGCGCCGTCCAGCGCGTCGGCCGCTTCCCGGCGGACGGCGGTGGCCGGTGGTACACGCCGATGGAAATCAAGGCCGGGCCGCGCGACGCGGGTTGA
- a CDS encoding ExbD/TolR family protein, whose protein sequence is MASIQRGSGHRRRALAEINVVPYIDVMLVLLIIFMVTAPLITPSAVKLPSVGQATRAPDTVVEVDIKADKILSVRLRDPKAKPGTTGLNPQPTSMADLQKAVAQLAQQSGSTLAAMPVLIAADKDVKYDDVIKVLNRLKEGGVQRVGLAVQATGQAARQP, encoded by the coding sequence ATGGCCTCGATACAGCGCGGCAGCGGGCACCGGCGACGCGCGCTGGCCGAAATCAACGTCGTGCCGTATATCGACGTGATGCTGGTGCTGCTCATCATTTTCATGGTCACCGCCCCCCTCATCACCCCAAGCGCCGTGAAGCTGCCCAGCGTGGGCCAGGCCACGCGCGCGCCCGACACCGTGGTGGAAGTGGACATCAAGGCCGACAAGATTCTGAGCGTGCGCCTGCGCGACCCCAAGGCCAAACCCGGAACCACGGGCCTGAATCCGCAACCCACGAGCATGGCCGATTTGCAAAAGGCGGTGGCGCAACTCGCCCAGCAAAGCGGCTCCACCCTGGCCGCAATGCCGGTGCTGATCGCCGCCGACAAGGACGTGAAATACGACGACGTCATCAAGGTGCTCAACCGCCTGAAGGAAGGCGGCGTGCAGCGCGTCGGCCTGGCGGTGCAGGCGACTGGGCAAGCCGCACGTCAACCGTGA
- the tolQ gene encoding protein TolQ → MDQNFSIISLVLGASAVVQFVLALLMAVSLASWTVIFRKYFAIKSARLKTDDFEQEFWSGTSLNDLYQAAINSARQGSPLQRIFASGMREFLKLRERRLDSTTLVDGSRRAMRAAFQREMDVIESNLSFLASVASVSPYVGLFGTVWGIMHAFVGLSNLQQVTLATVAPGIAEALVATAIGLFAAIPAVIAYNFFARDIDRLAIRFESFTEEFSNILQRQVAPHPQSAPAQDAGPMTRPMSAATGAR, encoded by the coding sequence ATGGACCAAAACTTTTCCATCATCTCACTCGTACTGGGTGCCAGCGCCGTCGTCCAGTTCGTCCTGGCGCTGCTCATGGCGGTGTCGCTCGCGAGTTGGACCGTCATCTTCCGCAAATACTTCGCCATCAAAAGCGCCCGCCTGAAGACCGACGATTTCGAGCAGGAGTTCTGGTCCGGCACCAGCTTGAACGACCTGTACCAGGCGGCCATCAACAGCGCGCGCCAGGGCAGCCCGCTGCAGCGCATCTTCGCCTCCGGCATGCGCGAATTCCTCAAGCTGCGCGAGCGCCGGCTCGACTCCACCACCCTGGTGGACGGCTCGCGCCGCGCCATGCGCGCCGCCTTTCAGCGCGAGATGGACGTGATCGAGTCCAACCTGTCCTTCCTCGCTTCGGTGGCGTCGGTGTCGCCCTACGTGGGCCTGTTCGGCACGGTCTGGGGCATCATGCACGCCTTCGTCGGCCTGTCCAACCTGCAGCAGGTGACGCTGGCCACGGTCGCCCCCGGCATCGCCGAGGCGCTGGTGGCCACGGCCATAGGCCTGTTCGCCGCCATTCCGGCCGTCATCGCCTACAACTTTTTCGCCCGCGACATCGATCGCCTGGCCATTCGCTTCGAGTCCTTCACCGAAGAGTTCTCCAACATCCTGCAGCGCCAGGTGGCACCGCACCCGCAAAGCGCGCCGGCGCAGGACGCCGGGCCCATGACCCGGCCCATGTCGGCTGCAACGGGAGCGCGCTGA
- the ybgC gene encoding tol-pal system-associated acyl-CoA thioesterase, whose product MSATPFTAPATAPAFIWPVRTYWEDTDAGGVVYYANYLKFCERARTEWLRSLGLDQQRLAERDALLFVVSSAQVRYLAPARLDDQLTVSVTVVEVGGASLELLQEVRRCAPASGASDAAAATLLASVQVRVACVQAGSFKPRRLPAAVLQAIMG is encoded by the coding sequence ATGAGCGCAACCCCATTCACCGCCCCTGCCACCGCGCCCGCCTTCATCTGGCCGGTGCGGACCTATTGGGAAGACACCGACGCCGGCGGCGTGGTGTATTACGCCAACTACCTCAAGTTCTGCGAGCGCGCGCGCACCGAATGGCTGCGCTCCCTGGGCCTGGATCAGCAACGCCTGGCCGAACGCGACGCGCTGCTGTTCGTCGTCAGCAGTGCGCAGGTGCGCTACCTCGCGCCGGCGCGGCTGGACGATCAACTCACCGTCAGCGTGACCGTGGTCGAGGTGGGCGGCGCCAGTCTGGAGTTGTTGCAGGAGGTGCGCCGCTGCGCGCCCGCGTCCGGCGCGTCGGACGCCGCGGCCGCCACCCTGCTGGCCAGCGTGCAAGTGCGCGTGGCCTGCGTGCAAGCCGGCAGCTTCAAGCCAAGGCGCCTGCCGGCCGCGGTGCTGCAAGCCATCATGGGATAG